A single Novosphingobium sp. SL115 DNA region contains:
- a CDS encoding carboxymuconolactone decarboxylase family protein translates to MPRITVPESHHADPFGYAARTHAVPIVSASSAFSAAVYRESGLSLREFEAARMRTAQINGCMVCKDFRADRDAPAVFSVAGDPNRKLVTDNGPAPDEAFYAAIEDWRGATVFSARESLAIEFAERFGTEPQALAIDEDFWARMKAAFSDGEVVDLAYCTAAWVGLGRVAHVLGFDTVCLNGLPNNDPQKEAA, encoded by the coding sequence ATGCCGCGCATTACCGTTCCAGAAAGCCATCACGCCGATCCCTTCGGCTATGCCGCGCGCACCCATGCGGTGCCCATCGTGTCGGCCAGCAGCGCCTTTTCCGCTGCGGTCTATCGCGAAAGCGGGCTGTCGCTGCGCGAATTCGAAGCGGCGCGGATGCGCACGGCCCAGATCAATGGCTGCATGGTGTGCAAGGATTTCCGCGCAGACCGCGATGCGCCCGCCGTGTTCAGCGTGGCGGGCGATCCCAACCGGAAGCTGGTGACCGACAATGGCCCCGCGCCTGATGAAGCGTTCTATGCCGCGATTGAGGATTGGCGCGGTGCGACGGTGTTTTCTGCTCGCGAAAGCCTTGCCATCGAATTTGCCGAACGCTTTGGAACAGAGCCGCAAGCCCTTGCGATTGATGAAGATTTCTGGGCGAGGATGAAGGCGGCGTTCAGCGATGGCGAGGTTGTGGACCTTGCCTATTGCACTGCTGCCTGGGTCGGCCTGGGCCGGGTCGCGCATGTGCTGGGCTTCGATACGGTGTGCCTTAACGGCCTGCCAAACAACGATCCGCAAAAGGAAGCAGCATGA
- a CDS encoding SDR family NAD(P)-dependent oxidoreductase, whose amino-acid sequence MGKLTGKVAIITGGARGMGAATSRLFVAEGAKVAIADVLEEDGAALAAELGEAARFYKLDVTSEDDWARVVATAQADLGPVDALVNNAGILMFKSILETSKADYERVLGVNLVGEFLGIKAVAPGMISRGKGAIVNVSSVDGMKGANSLVAYASSKWGVRGLTKVAAMELGHKGIRVNSVHPGGVDTVMSNHTGAARAEVNKGYANVPMQRIGGPEEVAAATAFLASDESSYCHGTEIVVDGGMTVGTYYMGFPGSPGM is encoded by the coding sequence ATGGGCAAGCTGACGGGCAAGGTCGCCATCATTACCGGCGGCGCGCGGGGCATGGGCGCGGCCACATCGCGCCTTTTCGTGGCCGAAGGCGCGAAAGTTGCCATTGCCGACGTGCTGGAAGAAGACGGTGCGGCGCTGGCCGCCGAGCTGGGCGAAGCTGCGCGCTTCTACAAGCTGGACGTGACCAGCGAGGATGATTGGGCGCGCGTTGTTGCCACAGCACAGGCTGATCTTGGTCCCGTTGATGCGCTGGTGAACAACGCCGGTATCCTGATGTTCAAAAGCATTCTGGAAACCAGCAAAGCTGATTACGAGCGCGTGCTCGGCGTCAATCTTGTCGGTGAATTCCTTGGCATCAAGGCAGTTGCGCCGGGCATGATCTCGCGTGGCAAAGGCGCAATCGTCAACGTCTCGTCGGTCGATGGGATGAAAGGTGCGAACAGCCTTGTCGCCTATGCCTCGTCCAAATGGGGCGTGCGCGGATTGACCAAGGTTGCGGCGATGGAACTGGGCCACAAGGGCATTCGCGTCAATTCCGTCCACCCCGGCGGTGTCGATACCGTGATGTCCAACCACACCGGTGCGGCGCGGGCTGAAGTGAACAAGGGCTATGCCAACGTGCCGATGCAGCGCATCGGCGGGCCAGAAGAAGTGGCGGCGGCTACTGCATTCCTTGCCAGCGATGAATCCTCCTACTGCCACGGTACCGAAATCGTCGTCGATGGCGGGATGACCGTTGGAACCTACTATATGGGCTTCCCCGGATCACCGGGCATGTAA
- a CDS encoding nuclear transport factor 2 family protein, producing the protein MLSLQEISDRLEIQDLFARYSFAIDERDWDALDGIFTPDAQIDYSETGGAKGTYPKIRAWLPVALERFPTFQHMVATTKLDIAGDEARSRTILFNPMTHRSGDGAEQVFFIGLWYRDRLVRTADGWRIAERYEEMGWTHNVPDMAPVPQIA; encoded by the coding sequence ATGTTGAGCCTTCAGGAAATATCCGACCGGCTGGAGATCCAGGATCTCTTCGCCCGCTACAGCTTCGCCATCGATGAACGCGATTGGGATGCGCTGGACGGCATTTTCACCCCAGATGCACAGATCGATTACAGCGAAACCGGCGGCGCGAAGGGCACCTATCCGAAGATCAGGGCGTGGCTCCCTGTTGCGCTGGAACGCTTCCCTACGTTTCAGCACATGGTCGCTACGACCAAGCTGGACATAGCCGGAGACGAAGCGCGCAGCCGCACGATCCTGTTCAATCCAATGACGCACCGCTCAGGCGACGGCGCTGAACAGGTGTTTTTTATCGGCCTTTGGTATCGGGACCGGCTTGTCCGCACCGCCGATGGCTGGCGCATTGCCGAACGCTACGAGGAAATGGGCTGGACGCACAACGTGCCGGACATGGCGCCGGTGCCACAAATCGCCTGA
- a CDS encoding Rieske 2Fe-2S domain-containing protein has translation MATTKDYGLGEFDFPRGWFMIGPATDATRTPAPIRYFGKDLVIYRGESGTPYVVDAYCPHMGAHLAKNSTSYIVRDGQHVEGESIRCPFHGWRFGTDGACNHIPYSDFIPKAAKLQTYPVIERAGIIWMWHDPEGLEPDVELPNFGGHYGEPGWVEWKIDYMGDLNSHGIEIVDNMADFGHFIPIHGATDWQYFANEFKGGHLHQYYSAGHRTLTANPEDALVLDTWYEGPGFLQSEMAGTFDSFIMIANTPIEDGVTRSWHALMVKVHDGSRETNDADREMALAYQEGSRLAFAQDVEIWANKRACINPLAIPKDGPYAKVRLWYRQFFNPRDKAPEIQGRVNGLHVTLDKRQDRQVA, from the coding sequence ATGGCAACGACCAAGGATTATGGTCTGGGAGAGTTTGATTTCCCGCGCGGCTGGTTCATGATCGGCCCGGCCACCGATGCCACCCGCACGCCTGCGCCGATCCGCTATTTCGGCAAGGATCTGGTGATCTATCGGGGGGAAAGCGGCACGCCTTATGTGGTTGATGCCTATTGCCCGCACATGGGCGCGCATCTGGCAAAGAACTCGACGTCCTACATCGTGCGCGATGGCCAACATGTCGAAGGGGAATCGATCCGCTGCCCGTTCCACGGCTGGCGCTTTGGCACCGATGGCGCGTGCAACCATATCCCCTATTCGGATTTCATCCCCAAGGCGGCAAAGCTGCAGACCTATCCGGTGATCGAGCGCGCCGGGATCATCTGGATGTGGCACGATCCCGAAGGTCTGGAACCTGATGTCGAACTGCCCAACTTTGGCGGCCATTATGGCGAACCGGGCTGGGTGGAATGGAAGATCGACTATATGGGCGATCTGAACAGTCACGGCATAGAAATAGTTGATAACATGGCTGATTTTGGCCACTTTATTCCCATCCACGGGGCGACCGACTGGCAATATTTCGCCAACGAATTCAAAGGCGGGCACCTCCACCAGTATTACAGCGCAGGCCACCGCACGCTCACCGCCAACCCGGAAGACGCGCTGGTGCTCGATACTTGGTACGAAGGCCCTGGTTTCCTGCAATCGGAAATGGCCGGCACGTTCGACAGCTTCATCATGATCGCCAACACCCCCATCGAAGATGGCGTCACCCGTTCGTGGCACGCGCTGATGGTCAAGGTTCATGATGGTAGCCGCGAAACCAACGATGCTGACCGCGAAATGGCGCTGGCCTATCAGGAAGGCAGCCGCCTTGCCTTTGCGCAGGATGTGGAGATTTGGGCCAACAAGCGCGCCTGCATCAACCCGCTCGCCATCCCCAAGGACGGCCCTTATGCGAAGGTGCGCCTGTGGTATCGCCAGTTCTTCAACCCGCGCGACAAGGCGCCTGAAATTCAGGGCCGTGTCAACGGCTTGCACGTCACGCTGGACAAGCGGCAGGACAGACAAGTCGCCTGA
- a CDS encoding Coq4 family protein — protein sequence MADDLPYLARGAKPIATQSSVLVSNSRYLNSPALRDWLATAFLRKSGKDSPTTLDAHQLYGILGALFDVPRIEALFTLERARWPELDRWFSEGFSSTFTVDELLANPEGSLGHIFGRYLRDNGFEIDIVPRFEPRNQFEYFSLRSGQTHDLEHIVCGGGFNIIGELVPYFGRLSNLPRFLDAELVGLIHPGQLLGALRLISRTGLHYPQSFPTALRAIRCGMDVGEQSGPYFMAKYEDVFHLPLAQARAALGIVGAVDLDSAEASLAWEEYR from the coding sequence ATGGCCGACGATCTCCCCTATCTGGCGCGCGGCGCAAAGCCCATTGCCACGCAAAGCAGCGTACTGGTCAGCAATTCGCGCTATCTTAACAGCCCGGCCCTGCGCGATTGGCTGGCCACGGCGTTCCTGCGCAAAAGTGGCAAGGATTCACCTACCACACTCGATGCGCACCAGCTTTACGGCATTCTCGGCGCCCTGTTTGACGTGCCCCGCATCGAAGCCCTGTTTACGTTGGAACGCGCGCGCTGGCCCGAACTTGATCGCTGGTTTTCCGAAGGCTTTTCTTCCACCTTCACCGTGGACGAACTGCTCGCCAATCCCGAAGGTTCGCTCGGCCACATCTTTGGCCGCTATTTGCGCGACAACGGGTTCGAAATCGATATCGTGCCGCGCTTCGAACCGCGCAACCAGTTCGAATACTTCTCGCTGCGCAGCGGCCAGACGCACGATCTGGAACACATCGTCTGCGGCGGCGGGTTCAACATCATTGGCGAACTGGTCCCCTATTTCGGGCGGCTCAGCAATCTGCCGCGCTTTCTTGATGCCGAACTGGTGGGCCTGATCCATCCGGGCCAGTTGCTCGGCGCGTTGCGGCTGATTTCGCGCACCGGCCTGCACTATCCGCAGTCCTTCCCCACGGCCTTGCGCGCCATCCGCTGCGGCATGGACGTGGGCGAACAGTCCGGTCCCTATTTCATGGCGAAATACGAAGACGTGTTCCACCTGCCACTGGCGCAAGCGCGTGCGGCGCTGGGCATCGTCGGCGCGGTTGATCTGGACAGCGCCGAAGCGTCGCTGGCGTGGGAAGAGTATCGCTGA
- a CDS encoding acyclic terpene utilization AtuA family protein has product MVDTAKIVRIGGASGALNDSAIAVPGLLTVPNLNYLAFDYLGEGAMGLFRRMKQANPASGFLPDFVDIHIGPYLAQIKARGIRVIANAGGMNPEGLATLIRQRAADQGLTFRVATVTGDDVEHLVPQLRAEGLTDMFSGADLPAGDIGLHAYLGAFPIARALDAGADVVITGRVVDSALILGPLIHEFGWGADDLDLLAAGTVAGHLLECGAQATGGTFTDWQNVPDWANIGFPVGECRADGSMVITKPEGTGGLLSVGTIAEQLLYEVSDPRAYMVPDVTCDFTGITLEQVGPNRVVVRGAKGHPAPETLKLCGTYDDGWRSVALIPITGIDAVGKAQRTADALIERVRTMLHAQGHKPFRQTHVEVIGTETAYGPRARPLTPREVLLKIVVDHVDAAPCLLFGREQTTAIMNMAQGTSIAPIVAAPRAFPLTGMVFGLIARDRVAPQVHLDGKPLEFIDPVRPGCDPAALPHHLVPQPEAAHNLMQVPLIRLAWARSGDKGRVFNTAVIARNPAYLPWIRASLSEAVVTDWYRHLFDDPASARVEIFDVPGIHAINFVAHDAQGGGINLSPRFDAAAKSMAQHLLEIPVQVPAVLLEQIEG; this is encoded by the coding sequence ATGGTTGATACCGCCAAAATCGTCCGCATCGGCGGGGCCAGCGGCGCGCTGAACGACAGCGCCATTGCCGTGCCCGGCCTGCTGACTGTGCCCAATCTGAACTACCTCGCCTTCGATTATCTGGGGGAGGGGGCAATGGGCCTGTTCCGCCGGATGAAGCAGGCCAACCCGGCGTCGGGCTTTCTGCCGGATTTCGTTGATATCCACATCGGTCCCTACCTCGCGCAAATCAAAGCGCGCGGCATCCGCGTGATCGCCAACGCGGGCGGCATGAACCCCGAAGGTCTGGCCACCCTGATCCGCCAACGCGCTGCCGACCAAGGTCTGACCTTTCGCGTCGCAACCGTCACCGGCGATGATGTCGAACACCTCGTCCCGCAACTGCGCGCAGAGGGCCTGACCGACATGTTCAGCGGCGCAGACCTGCCCGCCGGGGATATCGGGCTTCACGCTTATCTTGGTGCATTCCCCATTGCCCGCGCGCTCGATGCCGGGGCCGATGTGGTCATCACCGGGCGCGTGGTCGATTCCGCGCTGATCCTTGGTCCGCTGATTCACGAATTCGGCTGGGGCGCGGATGACCTCGACCTGCTGGCCGCAGGAACCGTCGCGGGCCACCTGCTCGAATGCGGTGCGCAGGCCACGGGCGGCACCTTCACCGATTGGCAGAACGTGCCGGACTGGGCCAACATCGGCTTTCCGGTGGGCGAATGCCGCGCCGACGGCAGCATGGTCATCACCAAACCTGAAGGCACTGGCGGTCTCTTATCGGTCGGCACGATTGCCGAACAACTGCTCTACGAAGTCAGCGATCCGCGCGCCTATATGGTGCCCGATGTCACCTGTGATTTCACCGGGATCACGCTGGAACAGGTCGGTCCGAACCGCGTGGTGGTGCGTGGCGCAAAGGGCCACCCTGCGCCTGAAACGCTGAAACTGTGCGGCACCTATGACGATGGCTGGCGCTCTGTCGCGCTCATCCCCATCACCGGGATCGATGCGGTGGGCAAGGCGCAGCGCACCGCCGATGCGTTGATTGAACGTGTCCGCACGATGCTGCATGCACAAGGGCACAAACCCTTTCGCCAGACGCACGTTGAAGTCATCGGCACCGAAACGGCCTATGGCCCACGCGCCCGCCCGCTCACCCCGCGCGAAGTGCTGCTGAAAATCGTTGTCGATCATGTCGATGCCGCACCCTGTCTGCTGTTCGGTCGTGAACAGACCACGGCCATCATGAACATGGCACAGGGCACATCGATCGCCCCCATCGTCGCCGCCCCGCGCGCGTTCCCGCTCACCGGCATGGTCTTTGGCTTGATCGCGCGCGACCGGGTGGCACCGCAAGTCCACCTTGATGGCAAGCCGCTGGAGTTCATCGATCCGGTCCGCCCCGGCTGCGATCCTGCGGCGCTTCCTCACCACCTGGTCCCTCAGCCGGAAGCTGCGCACAACCTCATGCAAGTCCCGCTGATCCGTCTCGCCTGGGCGCGCAGTGGCGACAAGGGCCGCGTGTTCAACACCGCCGTCATCGCCCGCAACCCAGCCTACTTGCCGTGGATACGCGCGAGCCTTTCTGAAGCGGTAGTGACCGACTGGTATCGCCACCTGTTCGATGATCCCGCCAGCGCCCGCGTCGAGATTTTCGATGTTCCCGGCATCCACGCGATCAATTTCGTCGCCCATGATGCGCAGGGCGGGGGCATCAACCTGTCCCCCCGCTTCGATGCCGCCGCAAAAAGCATGGCGCAGCACCTGCTCGAAATTCCAGTGCAGGTTCCCGCAGTGCTGCTTGAACAAATCGAGGGGTAA
- a CDS encoding FAD-dependent oxidoreductase, with the protein MNWNKEVDIVVVGSGAGGMLAALVAAKNHAQVLVVEKDKLWGGTSATSGGGIWIPGSDQAKAAGFEDNLDDAFQYVRALSADNVPDENIRAFVDNAAVMLRWVTANTPVVYTSQPYPDYHAENPGGSVTGYRTHLPEMLDGTLLGDDLKTQRLPSPAASLFGYLNWTFAETYQLLYRRPGWLTGLVRNMAKYWLDWPLRFTSKKDRRLTLGNALTGGLRAALNQAGVPVWLKTPMQEIVTEQGKVAGIVVERDGKPYRIRTRKGVVLAAGGFDKNQQMRDAHAPLYSKAYLSGGVTSNTGDSIRAGQAIGAATMNMQSAWAAPVFHVPGEDRGRLCTIERALPGCIMVNQKGQRYLNEAASYHIVGQQMALREREHRDASPSWMVFDHRYRHQFPMGPLLPMVPDWLQAGAVKTILKKGRTIAELAQAMGVDPGTLEAQIARFNDGAAKGEDPEFHRGEAAYDRMYGDYRHQPNPCLRPLTEGPFYALPIYPGDIGTNGGLRTNARAQVVDDAGQPIAGLYAVGNNAASSMGESYPGAGVTIGPAMTFGYIAARDLTGANG; encoded by the coding sequence ATGAACTGGAACAAGGAAGTCGACATCGTCGTCGTCGGATCGGGCGCGGGCGGAATGCTGGCTGCGCTGGTCGCGGCCAAGAACCACGCGCAAGTGCTGGTGGTCGAAAAGGACAAGCTGTGGGGTGGCACCAGCGCCACGTCGGGCGGGGGCATCTGGATTCCCGGCAGCGATCAGGCCAAGGCCGCCGGGTTTGAAGACAATCTTGACGATGCGTTTCAATACGTCCGCGCGCTATCGGCCGACAATGTGCCCGATGAAAACATCCGCGCATTTGTCGATAACGCCGCTGTCATGCTGCGCTGGGTCACCGCAAACACGCCCGTAGTCTATACTTCGCAGCCATACCCCGATTATCACGCGGAAAATCCCGGCGGATCGGTTACCGGATACCGCACGCACCTGCCCGAAATGCTGGATGGCACGCTGCTGGGCGATGATCTGAAAACGCAGCGCCTGCCGTCGCCTGCTGCCAGCCTGTTCGGCTATCTCAACTGGACTTTCGCAGAAACCTACCAGTTGCTTTATCGGCGGCCGGGCTGGCTGACCGGGTTGGTGCGCAACATGGCCAAATACTGGCTCGACTGGCCGCTGCGCTTCACGTCGAAAAAGGACCGCCGCCTTACGCTTGGCAATGCGCTTACCGGGGGCTTGCGCGCGGCATTGAATCAGGCGGGCGTGCCCGTGTGGCTCAAAACGCCGATGCAGGAAATCGTCACCGAACAGGGCAAGGTCGCCGGCATTGTGGTTGAACGGGACGGCAAGCCTTACCGCATCCGCACCCGCAAGGGCGTGGTTCTGGCCGCAGGCGGGTTCGACAAGAACCAGCAGATGCGCGATGCCCATGCCCCGCTTTACAGCAAGGCTTACCTTTCGGGCGGGGTCACCAGCAACACCGGCGACTCCATCCGCGCAGGCCAAGCCATCGGTGCTGCCACGATGAACATGCAGTCCGCATGGGCCGCACCCGTGTTCCATGTTCCGGGCGAAGATCGCGGGCGGCTTTGCACCATTGAACGCGCGCTGCCGGGCTGCATCATGGTCAACCAGAAGGGCCAGCGTTACCTCAACGAAGCCGCGTCCTATCACATCGTCGGCCAGCAGATGGCGCTGCGCGAGCGTGAACACCGCGACGCCTCGCCAAGCTGGATGGTGTTCGATCACCGCTATCGCCACCAGTTCCCGATGGGGCCGCTGTTGCCGATGGTGCCCGACTGGCTTCAGGCAGGCGCGGTCAAGACGATCCTGAAAAAGGGCCGCACCATTGCCGAACTGGCGCAGGCCATGGGTGTCGATCCCGGCACGCTCGAAGCCCAGATCGCCCGTTTTAACGACGGTGCAGCCAAGGGCGAAGATCCCGAATTTCACCGTGGCGAAGCGGCTTACGACAGGATGTATGGCGATTACCGCCATCAGCCCAACCCCTGTCTGCGCCCGCTGACCGAAGGGCCGTTCTATGCCCTGCCGATCTACCCCGGCGATATCGGCACCAATGGCGGCCTGCGCACCAATGCCCGCGCGCAAGTGGTGGACGATGCAGGCCAGCCCATCGCCGGCCTCTATGCCGTGGGCAACAATGCCGCATCGTCCATGGGCGAAAGCTATCCCGGGGCAGGCGTTACTATCGGCCCGGCCATGACTTTTGGCTATATCGCCGCCCGCGACCTGACCGGCGCGAATGGTTGA
- a CDS encoding TetR/AcrR family transcriptional regulator: MTVTMKPPAPTPAAMNKGQRTASRILDVAEALFAQHGYGATSLRDIAAQAGLQQPGLYKHFSGKDDLYRQVYERALKPMTDLMDAILAGPDDRFDELTDRMTDLLAQHPNIAKLLVRAAISSDAQADPVALDWLGRLVGYGRKLSDKAGVPSSDDILAVQIVAIFNMLFGFFWASPLIENLSGKPATDRPLMDMQKGLLRSFIGGMGQSGGQAPLE, encoded by the coding sequence ATGACCGTCACGATGAAGCCCCCTGCGCCCACCCCCGCCGCGATGAACAAGGGCCAGCGCACCGCAAGCCGCATCCTTGATGTGGCCGAGGCACTGTTTGCGCAGCATGGCTATGGTGCCACTTCGCTGCGTGATATCGCCGCGCAAGCGGGCCTTCAGCAGCCCGGTCTTTACAAGCACTTCAGCGGCAAGGACGATCTTTACCGGCAGGTTTATGAGCGCGCGCTCAAACCGATGACCGATCTGATGGACGCCATTCTGGCCGGGCCTGACGACAGGTTCGACGAACTGACCGACCGCATGACCGATCTGCTGGCGCAGCACCCCAACATCGCAAAGTTGCTGGTGCGGGCGGCGATTTCGTCGGATGCGCAAGCCGATCCTGTCGCGCTCGACTGGCTTGGTCGCCTTGTCGGCTATGGCCGGAAGCTTAGCGACAAGGCAGGCGTGCCATCGTCGGATGATATTCTGGCCGTGCAGATCGTGGCGATCTTCAACATGCTGTTCGGCTTTTTCTGGGCATCCCCGTTGATCGAAAACCTGTCAGGCAAACCTGCCACCGACAGGCCGCTGATGGACATGCAGAAGGGCTTGTTGCGCAGTTTCATCGGCGGAATGGGCCAATCCGGCGGGCAAGCTCCTTTAGAATGA
- a CDS encoding alpha-L-rhamnosidase-related protein, which yields MGRNLGGCGPFLVPGADGRIGNGSQTGMVVAIRFGLLPPDAMRAAGAVLAADVARRGNHLSTGFLGTPHILDALAMAGQEDMAITLLTQRTFPSWGYMVEKDATTMWERWNSDMGDMGMNSLNHYAFGAIGDFLFRRVAGIAAISPGFGKVRIAPIMSPALGRGGATYRSVRGTIRTAWTASGGQFRLDVELPGGVEGDVVLPGGRKARAVAGPNRFSGKL from the coding sequence ATGGGCCGCAACCTTGGTGGTTGCGGCCCATTTCTTGTGCCAGGCGCGGATGGCAGGATCGGCAATGGCAGTCAGACCGGGATGGTCGTGGCGATCCGCTTTGGCCTGCTGCCTCCCGATGCGATGCGTGCGGCAGGCGCGGTACTGGCGGCGGATGTTGCGCGGCGGGGCAATCACCTGTCCACCGGGTTCCTTGGCACGCCGCATATCCTCGATGCGCTGGCGATGGCCGGACAGGAAGATATGGCTATCACGCTGCTGACCCAGCGCACCTTTCCGTCATGGGGCTACATGGTGGAAAAGGATGCGACGACGATGTGGGAGCGCTGGAACAGCGATATGGGCGATATGGGCATGAACAGCCTCAACCATTATGCCTTTGGCGCGATTGGCGATTTTCTGTTCCGGCGGGTGGCGGGAATTGCAGCCATTTCGCCCGGCTTTGGCAAAGTGCGCATCGCGCCAATCATGTCGCCAGCACTGGGCAGGGGTGGTGCAACCTATCGCAGCGTGCGCGGCACGATCCGCACCGCGTGGACGGCATCGGGCGGGCAGTTCCGGCTGGACGTGGAACTGCCGGGCGGCGTGGAAGGCGATGTGGTGCTGCCGGGCGGACGCAAGGCGCGCGCCGTGGCGGGGCCGAACCGGTTTTCAGGGAAGCTGTGA
- a CDS encoding acyl-CoA dehydrogenase family protein, which produces MENHELLEPFVRMMEGACPPALVRAIEAGSSPTPLWQEIAQSGFLDALVAEEHGGAGLSLGAIEPLIAALGAHALPLPVAETMVARALLTQAGVAAPDGPIVLVTSMAQPVPCGLVAEHALVDTGEALMLCSIAEMSRAPTGVTHSLAARLFGMPHGTVLPRPTAALRAIAAVLRACLIAGAAARLCDLTTAYASERVQFGKPIGRQQSLQQMLAIMAEDMIACRIAAQLGAGHGIDVPMAVAATAKITTSSAAPRIAATAHAVHGAIGISEEYDLQLLTRRLHEWRMADGSESYWAQALGTARLADAQTSVDWVRQSVFT; this is translated from the coding sequence ATGGAAAACCACGAACTTCTCGAACCGTTCGTCCGTATGATGGAAGGCGCTTGCCCGCCTGCGTTGGTCCGCGCAATCGAGGCAGGATCATCGCCCACGCCGTTGTGGCAGGAAATCGCCCAATCGGGCTTTCTCGACGCGCTCGTGGCGGAAGAGCATGGCGGGGCAGGGCTTTCGCTCGGCGCCATCGAACCGCTGATCGCCGCGCTCGGCGCGCATGCCCTGCCGCTGCCCGTGGCCGAAACTATGGTCGCCCGCGCCCTGCTGACACAGGCAGGCGTGGCCGCGCCCGATGGGCCTATCGTGCTGGTCACCTCAATGGCCCAGCCCGTGCCCTGCGGTCTGGTGGCCGAACATGCGCTGGTCGACACCGGCGAAGCGCTGATGCTGTGCAGCATTGCGGAAATGTCGCGCGCCCCAACTGGCGTCACCCATTCGCTCGCCGCACGCCTTTTCGGCATGCCGCATGGCACTGTACTGCCACGCCCAACCGCTGCCCTGCGCGCCATTGCCGCCGTGCTACGCGCCTGCCTGATCGCCGGAGCCGCCGCGCGTCTGTGCGATCTGACCACGGCCTACGCTTCCGAACGCGTCCAGTTCGGCAAGCCCATCGGTCGCCAGCAATCGCTTCAGCAGATGCTCGCCATCATGGCCGAAGACATGATCGCTTGCCGCATCGCGGCGCAGCTTGGCGCAGGTCATGGGATCGACGTGCCGATGGCCGTCGCCGCGACAGCCAAGATCACTACCTCTTCGGCTGCACCGCGCATTGCCGCCACTGCCCATGCCGTTCACGGTGCCATTGGCATCAGCGAGGAATACGATCTGCAACTGCTCACCCGCCGCCTGCACGAATGGCGCATGGCCGATGGTTCGGAAAGCTATTGGGCACAAGCCTTGGGCACGGCGCGCCTTGCCGATGCCCAAACCAGCGTAGACTGGGTCCGCCAATCGGTGTTTACCTGA
- a CDS encoding acyl-CoA dehydrogenase family protein translates to MFDTLTLATLPAEDEALRPAIRAFIERHIAALPLDRRARSWQGFSADFSRALGKAGFLGLTLPKAYGGQEKGPFARFVVVEELLSAGAPVAAHWIADRQSAPLLLNFGTQAQRHKHIPAICRGEQLFCIGMSEPGSGSDLASVRTRAERTDKGWVVNGQKIWTTNAMHSDYMIALVRTSGTSADRQSGLSQLIIDLKAPGVMVRPIVDLTGDAHFAEVFFENVELGDDALIGQEGEGWKQVVAELAFERSGPDRIYSSVVLLDAWIRHMQAAGRSTAAALVGRLTAELATLRAMSIACTARLVAGESPVVEASIVKDRGTGFEQELPVVIADDLAAHPDEPMSEELYRTLMYVTHIAPSFSLRGGTREILRGIIARGMGLR, encoded by the coding sequence GTGTTCGATACCCTGACGCTTGCCACGCTTCCAGCCGAGGACGAAGCGCTGCGGCCCGCGATCCGCGCCTTCATCGAGCGCCATATTGCCGCCCTGCCACTCGACCGCCGCGCACGGTCATGGCAAGGCTTCAGCGCTGACTTCAGCCGCGCATTGGGTAAGGCAGGGTTCCTTGGCCTGACTCTGCCCAAGGCTTATGGCGGGCAGGAAAAAGGCCCTTTCGCGCGCTTTGTCGTGGTGGAAGAACTGCTGAGTGCAGGTGCCCCCGTTGCCGCGCACTGGATTGCCGACCGCCAGAGCGCACCGCTGTTGCTGAACTTCGGCACGCAGGCGCAGCGCCACAAGCATATTCCCGCGATCTGCCGGGGCGAACAACTGTTCTGCATAGGCATGAGCGAACCTGGCTCCGGCTCAGACCTTGCCAGCGTGCGCACCCGCGCTGAGCGCACGGACAAGGGCTGGGTGGTCAATGGCCAGAAGATCTGGACCACCAATGCGATGCATTCGGACTACATGATCGCACTGGTCCGCACATCGGGCACATCGGCAGACCGTCAGTCAGGCCTTTCACAGCTTATCATCGATCTGAAAGCCCCCGGCGTAATGGTGCGCCCCATCGTCGACCTTACCGGCGATGCCCACTTTGCCGAAGTGTTCTTCGAAAACGTGGAACTGGGTGACGATGCGCTGATCGGACAGGAGGGGGAGGGCTGGAAACAGGTCGTTGCCGAACTCGCCTTCGAACGATCCGGCCCGGATCGCATCTATTCCAGCGTCGTGCTGCTCGATGCGTGGATCAGGCACATGCAGGCCGCCGGGCGTAGCACCGCCGCGGCGCTTGTGGGCCGCCTGACGGCAGAACTTGCCACCTTGCGCGCCATGTCCATCGCCTGCACCGCGCGGCTGGTGGCGGGGGAAAGCCCGGTGGTCGAAGCCAGCATCGTCAAGGATCGCGGCACCGGCTTTGAACAGGAACTACCTGTTGTCATTGCCGACGATCTGGCCGCCCACCCGGACGAGCCGATGAGCGAAGAGCTTTATCGCACGCTGATGTATGTCACGCACATCGCCCCCAGCTTCAGCCTGCGCGGCGGCACGCGCGAGATTCTGCGCGGCATCATCGCGCGCGGCATGGGTCTGCGGTGA